In the genome of Rhodoplanes sp. Z2-YC6860, one region contains:
- a CDS encoding 4-(cytidine 5'-diphospho)-2-C-methyl-D-erythritol kinase, with the protein MATLVELAPAKVNLTLAVLGRRADGYHLLDSLVVFAGIADRLTLAPGPTLSLKVRGETAEQAGPLDDNLVLKAARALAVETPGLTLGRFTLEKHLPVAAGLGGGSSDAAAALRLLARANRLARHNPKLIKVAPTVGADVPVCVDPRPRRMRGIGEALSVPLKMPKIAAVMINPGVAVPTKDVFMRLGLKPGGPVRRAAPSRALPRGLEDFVAYLAKHGNDLEPPAIEIQPVIARVLLGLRETKGCVLARMSGSGATCFGLYASPRTAAAAAKSISAAQPTWWVKATSFG; encoded by the coding sequence ATGGCAACTCTCGTCGAACTCGCTCCCGCCAAGGTCAATCTGACGCTCGCGGTGCTGGGCCGCAGGGCCGACGGCTATCATCTGCTCGACAGTCTCGTGGTCTTTGCCGGCATCGCCGACCGTCTCACGCTTGCGCCCGGACCGACGCTGTCGCTGAAGGTTCGCGGCGAGACCGCCGAGCAGGCCGGACCGCTCGACGACAATCTGGTGCTGAAGGCCGCTCGTGCGCTCGCTGTCGAAACGCCTGGCCTGACGCTCGGCCGCTTCACTCTCGAGAAGCATCTGCCGGTCGCGGCCGGGCTCGGCGGCGGCTCGTCCGACGCTGCCGCGGCGCTGCGGTTGCTCGCCCGCGCCAACCGGCTCGCGCGTCACAATCCGAAGCTCATCAAGGTTGCGCCCACGGTGGGCGCCGATGTGCCGGTCTGCGTCGATCCGCGGCCGCGACGGATGCGCGGCATCGGCGAGGCGCTCTCAGTGCCGCTGAAGATGCCGAAGATCGCCGCCGTGATGATCAATCCCGGCGTCGCGGTCCCGACCAAGGACGTGTTCATGCGGCTTGGGCTCAAGCCCGGCGGACCTGTGCGCCGCGCGGCGCCTTCGCGCGCGCTGCCGCGCGGTCTGGAAGACTTCGTCGCCTATCTTGCAAAACACGGCAACGATCTCGAACCGCCGGCGATCGAGATCCAGCCGGTCATCGCGCGTGTGCTTCTGGGGCTTCGCGAGACCAAAGGCTGCGTGCTGGCGCGGATGTCCGGCTCAGGCGCAACCTGCTTTGGTCTGTATGCGTCCCCGCGTACCGCCGCAGCGGCCGCGAAAAGCATATCGGCCGCCCAGCCCACATGGTGGGTGAAGGCGACAAGCTTCGGCTGA
- a CDS encoding tetratricopeptide repeat protein has protein sequence MNVSKKFRHLAGVVLGAAALCLPATLSAQGTSQNPPLGQTFTPSASELARLTMSGSYLAARHAGTQRDAGAAAAYYRAALRNDPKNTELLQLAFLSVLSEGDVEEATRLAEQVIVIDKNDRIARLVIGVKALKQKKYQAAKQNLTQSVRGPITDLAATLLAAWASYGANDAKGAVEAIDKLQGAEWYALFKDLHAGLILDLSGGKKEAGKRFDRAAKLDGSALRIVEAYGSWLSRNGNKEEALKVYKAFDAQLPRHPLITEEMDLLNKGKTVPPIVDSPQTGAAEVLYGLGAAIGRRGGENLGLVYLQLALYLAPNQPLALLSLADLYEQVKNPELAIKMYERVPQNSPLRRNAEIQLATDLDSLDRTDEAKQRLGKLIAEHGDDTDAIMALGNILRSRKAFDECADVYGKAIAQIANPERSNWLVYYFRGICNERAKKWDRAEADLKKALELFPDQPHVLNYLGYSWIDQGTNLDEGMRMIRRAVEQRPDDGYIVDSLGWAYYRVGNYDEAVKNLERAVELKPEDPTINDHLGDAYWKVGRTLEANFQWSHARDLKPEPEDLVKIKQKIASGMPEETSVANGKKKADGEATQPN, from the coding sequence GTGAACGTTTCGAAGAAATTTCGCCATTTGGCAGGGGTCGTGCTTGGCGCGGCCGCGCTTTGTTTGCCCGCAACACTGTCGGCGCAGGGGACCTCGCAGAACCCGCCTCTGGGACAGACCTTTACTCCTTCGGCAAGCGAGCTTGCCCGCCTGACGATGTCGGGCAGCTATCTCGCGGCGCGCCACGCCGGCACGCAACGCGATGCAGGCGCCGCCGCCGCCTACTACCGCGCAGCGCTCCGCAACGATCCGAAGAACACCGAACTCCTGCAACTTGCCTTCCTCTCGGTGCTGTCCGAGGGCGATGTCGAAGAGGCGACGCGTCTTGCCGAACAGGTCATCGTCATCGACAAGAATGACAGGATCGCGAGGCTCGTGATCGGCGTCAAAGCGCTCAAGCAGAAGAAATACCAGGCCGCCAAGCAGAACCTGACGCAGTCGGTGCGCGGGCCGATCACCGATCTCGCCGCGACGCTTCTCGCCGCCTGGGCAAGCTACGGCGCCAACGACGCGAAAGGCGCGGTCGAGGCGATCGACAAGCTGCAGGGCGCCGAATGGTACGCGCTGTTCAAGGACCTGCACGCGGGTCTGATCCTCGACTTGTCGGGCGGAAAGAAAGAGGCCGGCAAGCGTTTCGACCGGGCGGCCAAGCTCGACGGCTCGGCGCTGCGCATCGTCGAGGCTTACGGCTCCTGGCTGTCGCGCAACGGCAACAAGGAAGAGGCGCTCAAGGTCTACAAGGCCTTCGATGCGCAGTTGCCGCGCCACCCGCTGATCACTGAAGAGATGGACCTGCTCAACAAGGGCAAGACCGTGCCGCCCATCGTCGACAGCCCGCAGACCGGCGCTGCCGAAGTGCTCTACGGCCTCGGCGCCGCGATCGGCCGCCGCGGCGGCGAGAATCTGGGACTTGTCTATCTGCAGCTCGCGCTCTACCTCGCGCCCAATCAGCCGTTGGCGCTGCTCTCGCTCGCCGATCTCTACGAGCAGGTGAAGAACCCCGAGCTCGCGATCAAGATGTATGAGCGGGTGCCGCAGAACTCGCCGTTGCGCCGCAATGCCGAGATCCAGCTTGCCACCGATCTCGACAGCCTGGATCGCACCGACGAGGCCAAGCAGCGCCTCGGCAAGCTCATCGCCGAGCACGGCGACGACACCGACGCCATCATGGCGCTGGGCAACATCCTCCGCTCTCGCAAGGCGTTCGACGAGTGCGCCGACGTCTACGGCAAGGCGATCGCCCAGATCGCCAATCCGGAGCGGTCGAACTGGCTGGTCTATTACTTCCGCGGCATCTGCAATGAACGAGCGAAGAAGTGGGACCGCGCCGAGGCCGATCTGAAGAAAGCCCTGGAGCTGTTTCCCGATCAGCCGCACGTGCTGAACTATCTCGGCTATTCCTGGATCGACCAGGGCACCAATCTCGACGAGGGCATGCGGATGATCCGCCGTGCGGTCGAGCAGCGGCCGGACGACGGCTACATCGTCGACTCGCTCGGCTGGGCCTATTACCGGGTCGGCAACTACGACGAAGCGGTGAAGAATCTGGAGCGGGCCGTCGAACTGAAGCCCGAAGACCCGACTATCAACGATCATCTCGGGGATGCGTATTGGAAGGTTGGCCGGACGCTCGAGGCGAACTTCCAGTGGTCGCACGCCCGGGACCTCAAGCCCGAGCCTGAGGATCTGGTGAAGATCAAGCAGAAGATTGCGAGCGGTATGCCGGAAGAGACTTCGGTCGCCAACGGCAAGAAGAAAGCGGACGGGGAGGCCACCCAGCCGAACTGA